A genomic stretch from Gymnogyps californianus isolate 813 chromosome 26, ASM1813914v2, whole genome shotgun sequence includes:
- the LOC127025934 gene encoding LOW QUALITY PROTEIN: ribosomal protein S6 kinase alpha-3-like (The sequence of the model RefSeq protein was modified relative to this genomic sequence to represent the inferred CDS: deleted 1 base in 1 codon), giving the protein MFTEDDVKFYLAELALALDHVHSGGIIYRDLKPENILLDEEGHIKLADFGLSEVSIDHEKKAFSFCATVEYMAPEVIKSGGLTRSADWWSFGVVMFEMLTGTLPFQGKDRKETMTLILEARLGMPQFLSPEAESLLRVLFKRNPANRLGAGLDGVEEIKRHAFFSKIDWDKLYRREVDPPFKPATGRPEDTFYFDPEFTAKTPEDLPGLPPSANAHQLVRGFSSVAIASNDESQAVQTVGVHSVVQQLHRNSIQFTDRYEVKEDIRVGSYCVYKRCIHKALNTEYAVKIIDKSKTDPRKEIEILLRYGHHPNIITLKDVHDDGKYTYIVTELTKGGQLLDKIHRQIFFSEREASAVLFTITRTVEYLHAQGVVHGELKPSNILYVDESGNPESIRLCEFGLAKQLRVENGLLRSPCYTASFAAPEVLQRQGYDAAWDIWSLGVLLYTMLAGYPPFVTGPDDTPEEILARIGSGKLSLSGGYWNTISDTAKDLLSKMLHVNPHQRLTAAQVLSHPWIVCCDQLPQYQLNRQDAPHVVKGARAAAYSALTRNQSPVLEPVGHSPLAQSIIFHKEWVF; this is encoded by the exons ATGTTCACAGAAGATGATGTTAAATTTTACCTGGCAGAATTAGCACTTGCTTTAGACCATGTACATAGTGGTGGAATAATATACCGggacctaaaaccagaaaacatccttcttgaTGAGGAAGGACATATCAAATTAGCAGATTTTGGCTTAAGTGAGGTGTCAATTgatcatgaaaaaaaagccttctctttctgtgcaacagTGGAATATATGGCACCAGAAGTCATTAAGAGCGGAGGCCTTACACGGAGCGCAGACTGGTGGTCTTTTGGTGTTGTAATGTTTGAAATGCTCACTGGTACTCTGCCTTTccaagggaaagacagaaaagaaaccatgacaCTGATTCTCGAGGCCAGACTTGGAATGCCCCAGTTCTTGAGCCCGGAAGCAGAGAGTCTTCTGCGAgtgctcttcaaaagaaacccagcaaacaGATTAGGAGCAGGCCTAGATGgagttgaagaaattaagaggcatgcattcttttccaaaatagacTGGGATAAATTGTACAGGAGAGAAGTTGATCCCCCTTTTAAACCTGCAACTGGCAGACCTGAAGATACGTTTTATTTTGACCCTGAGTTTACAGCAAAAACTCCAGAAGATTTGCCTGGTCTCCCACCTAGTGCTAATGCGCATCAACTTGTTCGGGGATTTAGTTCTGTAGCTATTGCATCAAATGACGAAAGCCAGGCAGTGCAGACAGTTGGAGTGCATTCCGTTGTCCAGCAGttgcacaggaacagcattcaGTTTACTGATAGATACGAAGTGAAGGAAGATATCAGAGTTGGGTCTTACTGTGTCTATAAGAGATGTATTCATAAAGCTTTAAACACGGAATATGCTGTAAAGATTATAGACAAGAGTAAAACTGATCCAAGAAAGGAGATTGAAATCCTACTGCGCTATGGCCACCATCCAAATATTATTACCCTAAAAGATGTGCATGATGATggaaaatacacatacatagtAACAGAACTTACGAAAGGAGGGCAACTGCTGGATAAAATTCatagacaaatttttttctcgGAACGAGAAGCTAGTGCCGTTCTGTTCACAATAACAAGAACGGTTGAGTACCTCCATGCGCAAGGGGTTGTTCATGGAGAGCTGAAGCCTAGCAATATTCTTTATGTTGATGAATCTGGTAATCCAGAATCCATTCGACTTTGTGAATTTGGCCTTGCAAAACAACTACGAGTAGAAAATGGTCTTCTGAGGAGTCCATGTTACACAGCAAGTTTTGCTGCACCAGAGGTTTTACAGAGGCAAGGTTACGATGCTGCATGGGACATATGGAGCCTTGGTGTTCTACTTTATACCATGCTTGCTGGCTACCCTCCTTTTGTAACTGGTCCTGATGATACCCCAGAGGAGATTTTGGCCCGAATAGGTAGCGGGAAGTTGTCTCTCAGCGGTGGTTATTGGAATACCATTTCAGATACAGCTAAAgaccttctttcaaaaatgcttcatgttaaCCCACATCAAAGACTGACTGCAGCCCAAGTCCTCAGTCACCCCTGGATAGTTTGCTGTGACCAGTTGCCTCAATACCAGCTAAACAGGCAGGATGCTCCCCATGTAGTGAagggtgcaagagcagcagcttactCTGCTTTGACTCGTAATCAGTCACCAGTTTTG GAGCCAGTCGGCCATTCTCCTCTTGCtcagagcattatttttcataaggaatgggttttttaa